A genomic window from Prunus persica cultivar Lovell chromosome G2, Prunus_persica_NCBIv2, whole genome shotgun sequence includes:
- the LOC109947186 gene encoding flavonoid 3',5'-methyltransferase-like produces the protein MAEEGKQEQKIILKSPALLKYILDTSCYPREHEQLKQLREATVEKYKYWSIMNVPVDEGLLISMLLKIMNAKKTLELGVFTGYSLLTTALALPHDGKIIAIDPDNEAYEFGLPFIRKAGVDHKINFFHTDALSVLNDLITNGKEEGSFDYAFVDANKDNYIEYHELMLKLVKVGGIIAYDNTLLFGSVTEPEETVEETLRLPRKHTRDLNSFLATDSRIELAHVTTGDGLALCRRLE, from the exons aTGGCAGAAGAAGGCAAACAAGAGCAGAAGATCATCCTCAAAAGCCCTGCTCTTCTAAAG TACATCCTCGACACAAGCTGCTACCCAAGGGAACATGAGCAGTTGAAACAACTAAGGGAAGCCACTGTCGAGAAATACAAGTACTG GAGCATTATGAATGTGCCTGTTGATGAAGGGCTGCTGATCTCCATGCTTCTGAAGATCATGAATGCAAAGAAGACATTAGAGCTCGGAGTATTTACTGGCTATTCTCTTCTTACTACTGCTCTTGCACTGCCTCATGATGGAAAA ATTATAGCAATCGATCCAGATAACGAAGCCTACGAGTTTGGATTGCCGTTCATTCGGAAGGCTGGGGTGGAccacaaaattaatttctttcacACGGATGCCCTCTCAGTCCTAAATGATCTCATTACTAAT GGGAAGGAAGAAGGGAGCTTCGATTATGCATTTGTGGATGCTAACAAGGACAACTACATAGAATATCATGAGCTGATGCTGAAGCTTGTTAAAGTTGGCGGAATAATAGCATACGACAACACATTGTTGTTTGGCTCAGTGACAGAGCCCGAGGAGACGGTGGAGGAAACGTTAAGGCTACCCAGAAAACACACGAGGGATTTGAACAGCTTTCTAGCCACTGACTCCCGTATCGAACTGGCTCATGTTACCACCGGTGATGGCCTCGCCCTCTGCCGGCGCCTCGAGTAG
- the LOC18786011 gene encoding flavonoid 3',5'-methyltransferase isoform X2 gives MGQNSLVFVEKRMEARKQEKIILKTPALLKYILETSCYPREHEQLKQLREATVEKYQFRSIMNVPVDEGLLLSMLLKLMNAKKTLELGVFTGYSLLTTALALPSDGKITAIDLNKEAYEFGLPFIRKAGVEHKINFFQSDAISVLNDLITNGKEEGSFDFAFVDANKDTYIEYYELLIKLVKVGGIIAFDNTLWFGSVAEPEEMVEEHLRPSRKHTRELNSFLATDSRIELAHVSIGDGLTLCRRIY, from the exons ACAGAATAGTTTAGTTTTTGTTGAGAAGAGGATGGAAGCAAGAAAACAAGAGAAGATCATTCTCAAAACCCCAGCTCTTCTAAag TACATCCTTGAAACAAGCTGCTATCCAAGAGAACATGAGCAATTGAAGCAACTAAGGGAAGCCACTGTCGAGAAATACCAGTTCAG GAGCATTATGAATGTGCCTGTTGATGAAGGGCTGTTGCTCTCCATGCTCCTGAAGCTCATGAATGCAAAGAAGACACTGGAGCTCGGAGTATTTACTGGCTATTCTCTTCTTACTACAGCTCTTGCACTGCCTTCTGATGGAAAA aTTACAGCAATCGATCTGAATAAAGAAGCCTATGAGTTCGGATTGCCGTTCATTCGGAAGGCTGGGGTGGAGCATAAGATTAACTTCTTTCAGTCGGATGCCATCTCCGTCCTAAATGATCTCATTACCAAT GGGAAGGAAGAAGGGAGCTTTGATTTTGCATTTGTGGATGCTAACAAGGACACGTACATTGAATATTATGAGCTGCTGATAAAGCTTGTTAAGGTTGGTGGGATAATAGCATTCGATAACACATTGTGGTTTGGCTCAGTGGCAGAGCCTGAGGAAATGGTAGAGGAACATTTAAGGCCATCCAGAAAGCATACGAGGGAATTGAACAGCTTTCTAGCCACGGATTCCCGTATCGAATTGGCTCACGTTTCCATCGGCGATGGCCTCACCCTCTGCAGGCGCATCTATTAG
- the LOC18786011 gene encoding flavonoid 3',5'-methyltransferase isoform X1 — MGQNSLVFVEKRMEARKQEKIILKTPALLKYILETSCYPREHEQLKQLREATVEKYQFRSIMNVPVDEGLLLSMLLKLMNAKKTLELGVFTGYSLLTTALALPSDGKITAIDLNKEAYEFGLPFIRKAGVEHKINFFQSDAISVLNDLITNFQTSKQGKEEGSFDFAFVDANKDTYIEYYELLIKLVKVGGIIAFDNTLWFGSVAEPEEMVEEHLRPSRKHTRELNSFLATDSRIELAHVSIGDGLTLCRRIY, encoded by the exons ACAGAATAGTTTAGTTTTTGTTGAGAAGAGGATGGAAGCAAGAAAACAAGAGAAGATCATTCTCAAAACCCCAGCTCTTCTAAag TACATCCTTGAAACAAGCTGCTATCCAAGAGAACATGAGCAATTGAAGCAACTAAGGGAAGCCACTGTCGAGAAATACCAGTTCAG GAGCATTATGAATGTGCCTGTTGATGAAGGGCTGTTGCTCTCCATGCTCCTGAAGCTCATGAATGCAAAGAAGACACTGGAGCTCGGAGTATTTACTGGCTATTCTCTTCTTACTACAGCTCTTGCACTGCCTTCTGATGGAAAA aTTACAGCAATCGATCTGAATAAAGAAGCCTATGAGTTCGGATTGCCGTTCATTCGGAAGGCTGGGGTGGAGCATAAGATTAACTTCTTTCAGTCGGATGCCATCTCCGTCCTAAATGATCTCATTACCAAT TTTCAAACAAGCAAGCAGGGGAAGGAAGAAGGGAGCTTTGATTTTGCATTTGTGGATGCTAACAAGGACACGTACATTGAATATTATGAGCTGCTGATAAAGCTTGTTAAGGTTGGTGGGATAATAGCATTCGATAACACATTGTGGTTTGGCTCAGTGGCAGAGCCTGAGGAAATGGTAGAGGAACATTTAAGGCCATCCAGAAAGCATACGAGGGAATTGAACAGCTTTCTAGCCACGGATTCCCGTATCGAATTGGCTCACGTTTCCATCGGCGATGGCCTCACCCTCTGCAGGCGCATCTATTAG